A region from the Salmo trutta chromosome 40, fSalTru1.1, whole genome shotgun sequence genome encodes:
- the myf5 gene encoding myogenic factor 5: MVIRSGQCGPWALDWGHIRGAPWQQLPHITQRSPLSPHCSPKAESYLLPFFSHNNSPAMDVFSPSQVYYDSACASSPEDLDFGPGELDGSEEDEHVRVPGAPHQAGHCLQWACKACKRKSSTVDRRRAATMRERRRLKKVNHGFEALRRCTSANPSQRLPKVEILRNAIQYIESLQELLHEHVENYYGLPGESSSEPGSPSSSCSDSMVDCNSPVVWPQMNTSFGNNYSYTKNVSSGERGAGASSLACLSSIVDRLSSVDASVPAGLRDMLTFSPSSTDSQPCTPESPGTRPVYHVL, from the exons ATGGTAATTAGATCTGGCCAATGTGGGCCTTGGGCTCTGGACTGGGGGCATATAAGGGGGGCCCCATGGCAGCAGCTCCCTCATATCACTCAGAGGTCTCCTCTCTCACCCCACTGCTCTCCCAAAGCAGAGAGTTATTTGCTTCCTTTCTTCAGCCACAACAACAGCCCAGCCATGGATGTCTTCTCCCCATCTCAGGTCTACTATGACAGCGCCTGTGCCTCCTCGCCAGAGGACCTGGACTTCGGCCCCGGGGAACTGGATGGCTCAGAGGAAGACGAGCATGTCCGGGTCCCTGGGGCTCCTCACCAGGCGGGTCACTGCCTTCAGTGGGCCTGCAAGGCCTGCAAGCGTAAGTCCAGCACGGTGGACCGGCGTCGGGCTGCCACCATGAGGGAACGACGCCGGCTGAAAAAGGTGAACCACGGCTTCGAGGCTCTGAGGCGCTGCACCTCAGCCAACCCCAGCCAGAGGCTGCCTAAGGTGGAGATCCTGCGCAACGCCATCCAGTACATCGAAAGCCTCCAGGAGCTGCTCCATGAGCATGTGGAGAACTACTACGGCCTTCCTGGGGAGAGCAGCTCAGAGCCTGGGAGCCCCTCGTCCAGCTGCTCCGACAGCATG GTTGACTGTAACAGTCCTGTTGTGTGGCCTCAGATGAACACAAGCTTTGGCAACAACTACAGTTACACTAAGAATG TGAGCTCTGGAGAGAGAGGTGCTGGTGCCTCCAGCCTGGCCTGCCTGTCTAGCATAGTAGATCGCCTCTCCTCGGTGGATGCCAGTGTACCAGCAGGGCTCAGAGATATGCTTACCTTCTCGCCCTCCAGCACCGACTCCCAGCCTTGCACTCCAGAAAGCCCCGGGACCAGACCTGTGTACCACGTGTTGTGA
- the LOC115180503 gene encoding myogenic factor 6-like: MVELFETHTYFFNDLRYLEGDHGPLQHLDMAGVSPLYHGNDSPLSPGGDPSETGCDSSGEEHVLAPPGLQPHCEGQCLIWACKVCKRKSAPTDRRKAATLRERRRLKKINEAFDALKKKTVPNPNQRLPKVEILRSAINYIEQLQDLLHTLDEQENPPQNGSYNYNVKEHHASNKEYHWKKNCQNWQTSADHSNAPMTNQREGFTESSASTSLLRLSSIVDSISSEEKPTCNEEVSEK; the protein is encoded by the exons ATGGTGGAACTTTTTGAGACCCACACTTATTTCTTCAACGATCTGCGCTATCTCGAGGGAGATCATGGACCATTGCAGCATTTGGACATGGCGGGGGTGTCCCCTTTGTACCACGGGAATGACAGCCCGTTGTCACCTGGGGGGGATCCGTCCGAGACTGGATGTGACAGCAGCGGAGAGGAGCATGTCCTCGCACCCCCTGGTCTTCAGCCGCACTGCGAGGGACAATGCCTCATCTGGGCTTGTAAGGTTTGTAAAAGAAAGTCTGCACCGACCGACAGGCGCAAAGCGGCCACTCTCAGAGAAAGAAGGCGGCTCAAGAAGATCAATGAAGCATTCGATGCGTTGAAGAAAAAGACCGTGCCCAATCCGAACCAGCGGCTGCCCAAAGTGGAGATTTTACGCAGCGCCATAAACTACATCGAGCAATTGCAGGACCTGTTGCATACACTGGATGAGCAAGAAAACCCCCCACAAAATGGCTCATATAACTATAACGTGAAAGAACACCAT GCGTCCAATAAGGAGTACCATTGGAAGAAGAACTGTCAAAACTGGCAGACCTCAGCTGATCATTCCAATGCACCAATGACGAATCAGAGAGAAG GCTTCACTGAGTCTTCAGCGTCCACCAGTCTTCTTCGCCTGTCATCAATCGTTGACAGCATCTCAAGTGAAGAGAAACCGACTTGCAACGAAGAAGTCTCAGAAAAATAA